The Thermoanaerobacterium thermosaccharolyticum DSM 571 region ATTGTTATAAGGACATTTTCAACGCATGTATACGGCTTTAAAATACTCTTTCCACACTGTATTTTTTCATAGTAGAATTTTTTGATAATATAGAATATAGAAAATTATTTAATCATTATTAATCCTTTATCTTGCTTAATTTTATATTTCGTGAAATAAAAGGTTTATTTAGATTAAAATTAAGAGACTATTTCATACTAACACTATGTTAGTTATGCAATAGCCTCTTTTCAAAAAACATATATATTTTTTGAAGTCAAATTTAATAAATTAAAATTATAATAAGTCACCTACAGCTTTAACACGAATTCTTACAGCATTACCTGGAAGATAAGCAAGTGGAACCTCTTCAACATAAACAATATCTACTGATTTTTCATCTGCTCCAGCTTTAACAGCTTCTGCAGTTGCTATTTTCTTTGCGTCAGCCAAAGCATCTTCTCGCGACATATTGCTTAAAGAATAAATACGGTCTACTTCTCCACTTACTTGTGCAATAGCTGCACCTAAAGCATTTGCCACACCAAAACTTTGAGGACGAATTATCTGACTTGCTCCATTAATTTTATCACCAACAAGAATACTACCTCCACCAACTAGAATGAGAGGTTGCGGTTGTTTAGTTGTTTTTATTTTATCAATTGCATCTTCAATCATATTCTGCATTTTAATATATGCTTTTTCAGCAAATTCTAATGGCAAATCTTTAACTTTGTCTCTATCTCCAATATCAGCTAACCCCAAACGCACTATTATGTCGGTAGCTGTTATTGTCTTTCCGCCAAAAACAAGCGCTTCTTCGGTTATTCTATAACCAACACTATTAGGTCCAATTTTAATTTCTCCATTATCTTCACGAATAATAGTCCCACCGCCAAGTCCAATTGAAATTAAATCTGGCATCCTAAAATTCGTTCTAACTCCACCAATTTCTACAGCAATAGAAGATTCACGGGGGAAACCCTGATTAAGAATACCTACATCACTAGTAGTACCACCTACATCACTAGTAGTACCACCTACATCTAATACCATAGCATTATCAAAATTACTTAAAAAAGCTGCTCCTCTAATACTATTTGTAGGCCCGCAGGCAATAGTCAAAATTGGATAGCGCATTGCATATTCTCTTGACATTAATGTACC contains the following coding sequences:
- a CDS encoding hydantoinase/oxoprolinase N-terminal domain-containing protein — translated: MEYRIGIDVGGTNTDAVIVDENLQLIESVKIPTTKDVTSGILEAMAKVAEKSKVDRDKIKYAMLGTTHATNAIVERKRLCKTAIIRIGYPATEAIMPLVGWPEDLVEAIGIYYYLIEGGHEFDGRQINDLNENELRKIASDIKDKVESIAIISVFSPVNNQHELKAQEIIREILGPIPISLSHEIGSLGLIERENATILNATLVDVAKTIANSFKEALNREGITNAKIFLCQNDGTLMSREYAMRYPILTIACGPTNSIRGAAFLSNFDNAMVLDVGGTTSDVGGTTSDVGILNQGFPRESSIAVEIGGVRTNFRMPDLISIGLGGGTIIREDNGEIKIGPNSVGYRITEEALVFGGKTITATDIIVRLGLADIGDRDKVKDLPLEFAEKAYIKMQNMIEDAIDKIKTTKQPQPLILVGGGSILVGDKINGASQIIRPQSFGVANALGAAIAQVSGEVDRIYSLSNMSREDALADAKKIATAEAVKAGADEKSVDIVYVEEVPLAYLPGNAVRIRVKAVGDLL